The genomic segment TTTCATAAGCTTCTCCTTGTTTGTCAAAAACTCCCATTATCCACAGCCAAGAATCGCATTGCGCAGGTGATGATCGAGCGGCGCAACTCCGTTCGATTTTGCCAAAATCTAAGCGCCACGCTAACATAATCACCAGGGGATGTCAACAGAAATTTTCTGCACGCCCGCCTGTGGCGGTGCAAAGCAGATAGTGCCAATCAGTGCGTCATGTTCTTTGTAGACAAGAAGATCGAAGCCATCCAAATCGAGCCGAAACAAGGATAAAAAGATAGGTGTTTTGGGGCAAATCCCCAGCATACCGCGTCGGCAACACACATGAGCTGCAGTCGCCTTTTATGTGGCTGGCAGTCGTCCCGCCTGCCGTCTATGAATCACACTAACCGTAGGGCGTGGTCTGCACGCCCGAAGTTCAAGACCAACCGTAGGGGCGTGGTTCCCACGCCCGAAGTTCGGTACACCCCACGGGCCCCCCCATCCTTACACCCCCGCCCTCCAGGCTTCAGTCGCATAAAGCTCTAATCGGATAAAGCCCCTGCCCCCCCCCACAGCGCCAATCAAAGTCAGGGGGCGACGGCGACGGCCCGTCTGTAAAATCAGACATAAAGAGTCACTGCTAGAAATCGATACAGGAAGCTGCCTCAAACCGCCCGGAATCCCAGAATTTAAGTCAAACCCCCCCCCCGCAAGTCGTTGTCGGATTTATCACCAAGACAGCTGGAGCAACTCGGCTGGAGCAACAGGGGGCGGTCCAGGCGAGTCCAAGGGGGGCCCGCGATTCTGGGGCGGTAGCCGTCCTGAGCTGTCTCACAAGTCAGCCGAGTTAGGTGCCCCACCGCTTGCGGTAGGATAATTTCTGATATCGTGTTGATGACTGCGTGGGCGACAGCCATCCTCGTCTGCCCCACTACCGGATATGCTTCACCACCAACTCCACCAACTCCCCTGCAATCAACTCGTGGCCGGCAAGTGTCGGATGGCAATGATCAACGAAATACTCAATCTCAGGTAGACCCGCAAATAGCTGTTCGACATCCGCCAGCGGCAAACCATTATCCTGACAGAATTGGCGATAGAGTTCATTGTATGAGGATTTGATTCGCAGTGAGTAGTTATCAAGTTCTTTGGCGCGCTTCAGAAGCGCTTCAGCTTCGACAGGATTACGATGAAGAGCGGCAACTCCGGCATTGTACGCCGCGATTGCGCTCAAGCTATCCAGCGCCATCGCCAGCGCGAACATCGAATCGGCAACTTCACCCTGCTGCCACAGCGCAACACCGAGATTATTCCAGAGTCGCGCACTGCTGGGTGTGCGCTCCAAAAGGCGCCGGCATTCGGCTGCCGATTCAGCAGGTGAGCGGCGATCGCGATAACTCGATTCATACACATGCGCGGTCCATTGGTCGGTTTGTCCCGGCAGAAGCGTTGTATCGAAGCAAATTGCCCATTGATCAAGCAGTGTCCCCTGAAGTTCATCTGCCATAATCAAGCGTCCCTGACTGTCCATCCCGCCGGAGAAGACTTTGAATTGGATGCCGGGCGGCCAAAAATCGGGTGTCGCGACTGTGCAGACCATCAATGCACAACCGCTGCTGTCGCACCACTGCTTGATCGCCGCAATGTTGTCGCGCGCTTCATCAACAGTGACACGCGCCACTAACGGCGAGCTTGCCGCAGCCTTGCTCTTCATGCTCAGCACGACACCTTTGAGTAATTGATAAATATAGGAATGTGCAAGCAGACGATTTACTTCGCTGACAGACCGTGTCTGTTCATACAGCTTACGGTCGTTGAGATAACCATTTATTGAAGGATCATTGTTGCCGAAATAGGTCATCACCATATCGGGCTTGAGTCTCGTGCCGATCAGCTCCAACTGCTTGCGGCATTGCCAACTCGTATAGCCTGCGACCGAAGCATTGATCACGCTGATTGACTTCTCCGGCAGTCGCGTCTTTAGCAGCGCCTCGATCTGGCGAACAAAACTCTCCTCAGCATTGTCAAGACCAATGCCCAATGGCGTTGAATCCCCGAGGAAGAGAATTCTAAATTCACCCGGCTGCTTTTCCCCGACTTCCGCTCCTGCAAACCCGAGACTATCCACGGAGATGAACTCACTTTCTGTAGTTTGGCTTGAGCCGCCAGAACAATTCGGGGTCAGGTTCGTTCATCCCAAGGAACGAATCAAAGAGATGCATCTGCCAGAGCTTGTACTCGTGGTTGATGTTCTCTCGACGCGAAAGATAGTCAACCGATAGATTGATCCCGACGCGCAGAAGCAGTTCAAGAATCAGAATCAACAGCACTGTGGCAGTGATGCCGAATAGCCACGTTCTCTTTGAAGATGCGATCAAGATTTATAATTCTCCGTCAATGAAATTTCACCAGAGCCGAGAGCAAGAGTCTTGCCGTCGAACTCAACGACCAGCAAGCCGTTAGTATCAATATCCACTGCCTTGCCGGTTACGGCGTTGCCGTCATACCGAAAGGTTATACTCTTACCAAGCACAGATGAATAACTCCGTATCGGCTTGATCAACCGCTTGAATCCGCGCGACAGGTATTCCTGATAGTGCTCTTCGAGAAATGTAAGCAGCAGTTTCGTGAGCTTGATTCTATCAACTGCAGACTTCGACACAATCTTGAGTGAAGCAGCTTTATCGCGCAGCTCAACCGGGAAATCGCTTTCGTCGTGATTGGCATTGATGCCAATGCCCATGATGACATATCTGATTCGATCAATTTCGGCAGCGAGTTCAGTCAATACACCGGCAAGTTTGCGGCCATCGTACAGAACATCATTTGGCCACTTGATCGTAGCTTTAATCCCGGGATACTCCCGCAATGTCTTGGCAATGCTCAACGCGGCAATCAATGACAGCCCCGGCGCCAACGACGGCGCAATTTGCGGCCGCAGAATCATTGACAGATAGATTCCCCGCTTGGCAGGCGAGTGCCAGGTTCGCCCAAGTCTGCCCTTGCCGGCGGTTTGGCGCTCAGCAAGAATGACGGTACCTTCCGGCTCGTCCTTTTCAGCGTACTTGTGCGCGATGACATTGGTGGAGCCGACGCGATCGAAACTATAAATGTTGACCCCGAGAATCTTTGTGCCCAATCCGAAAGTAATCTCGTGAGGGAACAGCACGTCAGGCGATGAGCCGTAACGAATATCGCCTTCTTTATTGCGCAGAAGTTGATATCCCCAATTTTCAAGTTCCGCAATTGCGCGGTCAGATTTGTTCGTTGTCAGCTCGAACTTGTCGCACAGCTTCTTACGTGAGAAGTAAGATCGCGGGTGCTTGCGCAGGTAATCGAGAATGTCGATTTGAATTTGCGTGATGTCTTCGGGCATGGCGGGATTATAACGAAACTTGACGGACGAGTGCATCAATATTTAGATGCACCGTCAATTGTGTTGGATTCTAAAGACTCAGGAACGAAGCCAACTCGCGCTTGAAGATTTCCGGCTTCTCCATATGTATCATGTGTCCGCAATCGGGAATCTCATAGAGCGTGCCATTGGTCAGACGGGCATTTATCAATTTCGCTAACGGCAGAAAATCGAGATCCTCACGACCACATAATAGCAGTGTCGGCATCGTTACGTTGTCGAGCATCTTCATATCGCTTTCGTCCATGTATTTGAACGCGTCAGGGTCGGTCCAAACCTTGCCGGGGAAATCACTGATGCAGCTTTTGAAAACTTCCCAGTCCGGCGAGTTCTTATCGACGCGCTGGAAAAGTCGGAACGTCTCCCACTGAATCTTGGCCTGGTCGATATCAATCTGCTTGGCAGTGCGATAGACATTCGGCCAATCGGTGTAATCCTTGTATCCAACGACATGCGGCGCCGCCAATACCAGCGACTTGATATGTTGCGGATGCTGAAGCGCGTACTTGACAACGATTGCGCCGCCGAGCGAATGACCGATGAAGTGTGCCTTTTGATATCCCAAGTCGGTGATGAGCAAATTGAGGTCGTTGACATGTTCGCGATACGAGTAACCGGTTGCCGGTGCGAAACTCTGTCCGTGCCCGCGCAAGTCGTACGTTAAAACTGCATACTTTGACGAGAGCAGTTCAGGAACTTCCATCCAGTAGCGGCTGTCAACGCCGATGCCGTGAACGAGCACAACCAGATCGCCCTGGCCGATGATATTGTAGTAGAGCTTGCGATCATCTTTTTCGAAAAACGACATCGTGTATCCTTAGGTAATGACTTTCCGTTTGAGATGCATCCCCAGCCGGGCGAGCACTTCATAGTTGATGGTATTGGTCCAACCGGCAATATCTTCGGCGCGGATGGTTTCGTCTCCGGAGCGTCCAATCAGGACAACTTCGGATTCGAGGGTGACATTAGGTATATCGGTAATATCCACCATAAACATATCCATGCAGATTCGGCCGCGTACAGGCGCTCGCATCCCATTGACCAAAACATATCCGGTGTTGGAGATCTGTCGGTCATACCCGTCGAAATAACCGATTGGCAATACCGCGATCTTGAGATTGGCGGTCGCGCGATAGGTCGTGCCGTAACCGATGTATTCGCCTTTGCGGACATCCTTAATCTGGCCGATCAGCGTCTTCCATGACAGCACCGGCTGAAGCATGTGATTCTGCTTTCCGGCAAGGCGATACGATAGATAGGTCTCCTTCGAAGGCCAATGCCCGTACAGCGCAATGCCGACGCGTGCGAGATTGAAATGCGTGTGCGGAAACAGCAGCGATGCCGCCGATGAAGCCAGATGCGCGTACTTGATCACAAATCCCGCATCCTCGAGAATGCTCTTCAGTTCGACATATCGCTTGAACTGCATATCCGCATAGCTGTGGTCGGTAGTGTCTTCAATATTCGCAAAGTGAGTCGAAACTCCGACGAGCTTTAAGTGCGCTGTCGACTTGAAGCACTCAATAACCGCTGTAAGCTCCTCC from the bacterium genome contains:
- a CDS encoding biotin--[acetyl-CoA-carboxylase] ligase, with product MHSSVKFRYNPAMPEDITQIQIDILDYLRKHPRSYFSRKKLCDKFELTTNKSDRAIAELENWGYQLLRNKEGDIRYGSSPDVLFPHEITFGLGTKILGVNIYSFDRVGSTNVIAHKYAEKDEPEGTVILAERQTAGKGRLGRTWHSPAKRGIYLSMILRPQIAPSLAPGLSLIAALSIAKTLREYPGIKATIKWPNDVLYDGRKLAGVLTELAAEIDRIRYVIMGIGINANHDESDFPVELRDKAASLKIVSKSAVDRIKLTKLLLTFLEEHYQEYLSRGFKRLIKPIRSYSSVLGKSITFRYDGNAVTGKAVDIDTNGLLVVEFDGKTLALGSGEISLTENYKS
- a CDS encoding alpha/beta hydrolase, which gives rise to MSFFEKDDRKLYYNIIGQGDLVVLVHGIGVDSRYWMEVPELLSSKYAVLTYDLRGHGQSFAPATGYSYREHVNDLNLLITDLGYQKAHFIGHSLGGAIVVKYALQHPQHIKSLVLAAPHVVGYKDYTDWPNVYRTAKQIDIDQAKIQWETFRLFQRVDKNSPDWEVFKSCISDFPGKVWTDPDAFKYMDESDMKMLDNVTMPTLLLCGREDLDFLPLAKLINARLTNGTLYEIPDCGHMIHMEKPEIFKRELASFLSL
- the alr gene encoding alanine racemase; translated protein: MNASALSWIEVDSRALEHNIAAIQSNLAKGCSMVPVIKANAYGHGYLEIARLLDPKQFPFLAVHNLEEALLLRAGGITTNILILGYIPIADLKVAVEAGFDFVVANIDTLRKLAEFATAKYPAKCHLKLETGTNRQGVNREELTAVIECFKSTAHLKLVGVSTHFANIEDTTDHSYADMQFKRYVELKSILEDAGFVIKYAHLASSAASLLFPHTHFNLARVGIALYGHWPSKETYLSYRLAGKQNHMLQPVLSWKTLIGQIKDVRKGEYIGYGTTYRATANLKIAVLPIGYFDGYDRQISNTGYVLVNGMRAPVRGRICMDMFMVDITDIPNVTLESEVVLIGRSGDETIRAEDIAGWTNTINYEVLARLGMHLKRKVIT